GTGAGCCCGCCCTCCTTGATCTTGCCGATCAGCTTGTCGATCTCCGCGCGGTGCATCAGCACCTTGCGCTTGCGGCGCGGGGCGTGGTTGGTCCACGTGCCCTGCGCGTATTCCGCGATGTGCACGCCCTGCAGCCAGACCTCCCCGTCGTCGATCGTCGCGTACCCGTCCACGAGCGACGCCCGGCCCTCCCGCAGCGCCTTCACCTCGGTGCCCATCAGCGCGATGCCGGCCTCGTAGGTGTCCACCACCGAGTAGTCGTGCCGGGCCTTGCGGTTGGACGCGATGATCTTGCGGTCCGTGGGGGCTCGGTTGGACGAGGACGCGGGCATGCCTACAACCGTACGTAAAGCCGCAGGGTGACGTACGCCGCGACGCTGGCGAGCAGCACACCGACACCCGCCACGTACGGACTGATCGCGAGGATCGCGCCCATGTCGATCGGTGGCACGATCCCGGATCGGATCGGTTCGGCAAGTGTCTTGTCGACGAACTGGAACTTCGCCGCGACCAGGCCGGCCATGGCCAGCACCGCACCGGCCAGGCCGGCCAGCGCCGCCTCCAGCACGAACGGCAACTGCGTATACCACCGGGAGGCGCCGACCAGCCGCATGATGCCGGTCTCCACCCGTCGGTTGAACGCGGCCACCTGGATCGTGTTCGAAATCAGCAGCAACGCGGCCAGCGCCTGCAGCAACGCCAGCGCGATCGCCGCGTTCCGGACGCCGTTGAACAGCGAGAAGATCCGGTCCAGCACCTCGGACTGGCCCTGCACCTGGTCGACCCCGGCCTTCCCGTTCGGGAACTGCTGGGCCAGCACGGTGTAGCGCTCCGGGTCCTTCATCCGCACCAGGTACGTCGCCGGCAGGTCGTCCGGCGTCGCCTGCGAGATCAGCTGCGGGTTGCCCTTGAACAGCCGCTGGAACCGCTCGTACGCCGCCTTCTTGTCCAGGTACTGGAAGCTGGCGATCTCGGGCGAGGAGTTCAGCTGGGCGGTGATCGCCTCCCGCTGTTGCGCGGTCGCCTTGTCCTGCAGGTAGATCGAGACCTCGA
This DNA window, taken from Mycobacteriales bacterium, encodes the following:
- the smpB gene encoding SsrA-binding protein SmpB, whose protein sequence is MPASSSNRAPTDRKIIASNRKARHDYSVVDTYEAGIALMGTEVKALREGRASLVDGYATIDDGEVWLQGVHIAEYAQGTWTNHAPRRKRKVLMHRAEIDKLIGKIKEGGLT
- the ftsX gene encoding permease-like cell division protein FtsX, whose protein sequence is MRLNFVFTEVAAGLRRNLTMTIAMIMTTAISLAFFGAGLLVANQIGDMKALYFDKLEVSIYLQDKATAQQREAITAQLNSSPEIASFQYLDKKAAYERFQRLFKGNPQLISQATPDDLPATYLVRMKDPERYTVLAQQFPNGKAGVDQVQGQSEVLDRIFSLFNGVRNAAIALALLQALAALLLISNTIQVAAFNRRVETGIMRLVGASRWYTQLPFVLEAALAGLAGAVLAMAGLVAAKFQFVDKTLAEPIRSGIVPPIDMGAILAISPYVAGVGVLLASVAAYVTLRLYVRL